In the genome of Eggerthella sp. YY7918, one region contains:
- a CDS encoding amidohydrolase family protein encodes MTAYVFTHATVLDGTEGMEPQPNMTVVVNEGRIEAVGPAATTVGPVGAHEVDLGGAYLMPGLINAHVHLCGTGKPMSAGGAGDLIDKVTSNPIGMWYLRRMLKKSAQQQLASGVTTVRSVGDPGFADVDVRDAINAGKYSGPRLLTSGVGVTVPDGHGAGLFAHIAKTPEEARDIVRACFVRKCNLVKLFITGGVFDAEVEGEPGVLRMSPEIAHAAVDEAHKLDMSTAAHIESTEGVRVGLEAGVDTIEHGAPLDDELIALFKKNGVGRASSLTCTVSPALPFVELAPEKTKSTHVQQVNGRVVYEGIVTAAKQALEAGIPVGLGTDSSCPYITQYDMWREVVYFERIVGVTPAFALHTATLGNARILGLGDETGSIEAGKTADLIVTNANPLENLEALRQVRMVMARGVLNERPQVKHMPELDAELDGFLPKTSV; translated from the coding sequence ATGACCGCTTATGTATTCACTCATGCAACCGTGCTTGACGGCACTGAGGGGATGGAGCCGCAGCCGAATATGACCGTCGTGGTCAATGAAGGTCGCATCGAGGCGGTGGGACCGGCGGCCACTACGGTGGGCCCCGTTGGTGCGCATGAGGTGGATTTGGGTGGCGCGTACCTCATGCCGGGCCTGATCAACGCACACGTGCATCTGTGCGGCACCGGCAAGCCCATGAGTGCAGGCGGCGCGGGCGATCTTATCGACAAAGTCACGAGCAATCCGATTGGCATGTGGTATTTGCGTCGCATGCTGAAAAAGAGCGCTCAGCAGCAGTTGGCGAGCGGCGTGACCACCGTTCGTTCGGTGGGGGATCCCGGGTTTGCCGATGTTGATGTGCGTGATGCTATCAACGCGGGGAAGTATTCGGGGCCTCGTTTGCTCACGTCGGGTGTGGGGGTTACCGTACCGGATGGACATGGCGCAGGTCTGTTTGCTCACATCGCGAAAACTCCTGAAGAAGCACGCGATATCGTGCGTGCCTGTTTTGTCCGCAAGTGCAACCTTGTGAAGCTGTTTATTACGGGTGGCGTGTTCGACGCCGAAGTGGAGGGCGAGCCGGGTGTGCTGCGCATGTCGCCTGAAATCGCTCATGCTGCAGTGGACGAGGCGCACAAGCTGGACATGTCCACAGCTGCGCACATTGAAAGTACGGAAGGCGTGCGAGTCGGCCTTGAAGCGGGCGTGGATACCATCGAACATGGCGCACCGCTTGACGACGAATTGATCGCGCTGTTCAAGAAAAACGGTGTTGGACGTGCGTCGTCGCTTACCTGTACGGTGTCGCCGGCCCTGCCGTTCGTGGAGCTGGCACCCGAAAAGACGAAATCCACGCACGTGCAGCAGGTGAACGGTCGCGTTGTGTATGAGGGTATCGTGACGGCGGCGAAACAGGCGCTTGAGGCGGGAATCCCGGTGGGGCTGGGCACCGATTCATCGTGTCCCTATATCACTCAATACGACATGTGGCGCGAAGTGGTGTACTTCGAGCGCATCGTTGGCGTTACGCCCGCATTCGCCCTGCACACGGCTACGCTCGGCAATGCGCGCATCCTCGGACTGGGCGACGAGACGGGTTCGATCGAGGCGGGCAAGACCGCTGACCTCATCGTCACGAATGCAAATCCGCTCGAAAACTTGGAAGCGTTGCGTCAGGTGCGCATGGTTATGGCGCGGGGTGTGTTGAACGAGCGTCCGCAGGTCAAACACATGCCCGAGCTCGATGCCGAGCTGGATGGCTTTCTTCCGAAGACGAGCGTCTAG
- a CDS encoding ExsB family transcriptional regulator: MIVGPGQQGVEALEDFFARTPRLAVALSGGCDSSYLLAAALRAGCKVKAYGVRTAFQPAFEIDDACRLAAELGADFELIDADVLARDEVCENGPDRCYRCKTFIFSTIRVRMAADGFEVLADGTNTTDDPANRPGFQALAELDVVSPLRRAGMSKDDVRVASRELGLFTADKPSFSCLAVHVPKGERITQAALDAAAHRLGIASSSGVY; the protein is encoded by the coding sequence ATGATCGTCGGTCCTGGACAGCAAGGCGTTGAGGCGCTGGAAGACTTCTTTGCGCGCACGCCGCGCCTAGCGGTGGCGCTCTCGGGTGGATGCGACTCCTCGTACCTGTTGGCGGCCGCATTGCGTGCTGGCTGCAAGGTGAAGGCATATGGAGTGCGAACCGCGTTTCAGCCTGCGTTCGAGATTGACGATGCATGCCGGCTTGCCGCTGAACTGGGCGCAGACTTCGAGCTGATCGATGCCGACGTGCTTGCGCGTGATGAGGTGTGCGAAAACGGTCCCGATCGTTGCTATCGCTGCAAGACGTTCATTTTCTCCACCATTCGCGTGCGCATGGCTGCCGATGGTTTTGAGGTGCTGGCCGACGGCACAAACACCACCGACGACCCAGCGAATCGTCCCGGCTTTCAGGCGCTTGCGGAGCTTGATGTGGTGTCACCACTGCGCCGCGCCGGCATGTCGAAGGACGATGTGCGTGTCGCATCGCGCGAACTCGGGCTGTTTACGGCCGACAAGCCCAGCTTCTCCTGCTTGGCCGTGCACGTGCCGAAGGGAGAGCGCATCACGCAAGCGGCTCTCGATGCCGCCGCTCATCGACTCGGCATTGCGTCTTCATCAGGCGTATACTAA
- a CDS encoding aldo/keto reductase, translating to MGEIGKLGFGFMRLPLIERDGEQIIDIEQAKQMVDIFMEAGFTYFDTARGYHLGKSEGALKEALVDRYPRESFQIASKLPAWASKGADHSRAMFDKSLRETGAGYFDFFLMHNMGEGRTKAFDEQGIWDFLFEKKDAGLIRNLGLSFHDKADVFAEVLDSHPPVDFVQLQINYADWENSLVESRKCYEVARERNLPVIVMEPVKGGSLVRLPAAATDVLRAANPDVSIASWGLRFAASLPGVLTVLSGMSTPDQVRDNVKTMTELGPLTEDERAALEQVRAILAAIPTVPCTSCQYCVEGCPEGINIPVVLNALNVVTLFDDKAMASNEYDWRTADARASSCIECGACENACPQHIAIIDELKRAVELFEKNPA from the coding sequence ATGGGTGAGATTGGAAAATTGGGATTCGGGTTCATGCGATTGCCGCTTATCGAGCGTGATGGCGAGCAGATAATCGATATTGAGCAGGCAAAACAGATGGTCGACATCTTTATGGAGGCCGGTTTCACCTACTTCGATACCGCGCGTGGCTATCATTTGGGCAAATCGGAAGGGGCGCTGAAAGAAGCGCTCGTCGACCGCTATCCGCGTGAGTCTTTTCAGATTGCTTCGAAGTTGCCCGCGTGGGCATCGAAGGGGGCCGATCATTCGCGTGCCATGTTTGACAAATCGCTGCGTGAAACGGGGGCGGGATATTTCGATTTCTTTCTCATGCATAACATGGGGGAAGGTCGGACAAAAGCATTTGATGAGCAGGGGATATGGGACTTCTTGTTCGAAAAGAAGGATGCCGGGCTGATTCGCAACTTGGGCCTTTCCTTCCATGATAAGGCTGATGTGTTTGCGGAGGTGTTAGATTCTCATCCACCGGTTGACTTCGTGCAGCTGCAAATCAATTATGCCGATTGGGAGAACAGTCTTGTCGAGTCGCGCAAATGCTATGAGGTTGCACGGGAGCGCAATCTGCCGGTAATCGTGATGGAGCCGGTCAAAGGCGGTTCGCTTGTGCGTCTGCCTGCTGCGGCGACAGATGTGCTGCGTGCTGCGAATCCGGACGTTTCCATTGCGTCATGGGGGCTGCGGTTTGCCGCATCGCTGCCGGGTGTGCTTACGGTACTTTCCGGCATGTCCACGCCCGATCAGGTGCGCGACAATGTGAAAACCATGACAGAACTTGGGCCGCTGACCGAAGATGAACGCGCTGCGCTTGAGCAGGTGCGTGCCATTCTGGCAGCTATTCCTACCGTGCCTTGTACGAGCTGCCAGTATTGCGTCGAGGGGTGCCCCGAGGGCATAAATATTCCCGTTGTCCTTAATGCGCTCAATGTTGTTACGTTGTTCGATGACAAGGCTATGGCAAGCAACGAATACGACTGGCGTACCGCCGATGCCCGCGCTTCGTCATGTATCGAATGTGGCGCGTGTGAAAATGCATGTCCGCAGCATATTGCGATCATCGACGAGCTGAAACGTGCGGTTGAATTGTTTGAAAAGAATCCCGCATGA